In Rhodamnia argentea isolate NSW1041297 chromosome 11, ASM2092103v1, whole genome shotgun sequence, one genomic interval encodes:
- the LOC115731438 gene encoding LOW QUALITY PROTEIN: F-box/LRR-repeat protein 10-like (The sequence of the model RefSeq protein was modified relative to this genomic sequence to represent the inferred CDS: deleted 2 bases in 1 codon), whose product MEEAGEEEASMVGLDQLPSVLLATIMVKLDVSSICSVGSTCKTFRHCASHVLSFIPAIHLLEIAPSIELLRPLLPPNPLMRSLKMDCDTRLNDSAIRLLVRPSLHELHLHNCADFSGKLLSEIGSQCGDLKSLYLGSVAENRGRALHVSDLEELLSGCTQLEALFLMFDVSIFIRHNFARAWALASTKLTSLEIGYISSVMITELLHPNLEQPHIQPSVLPRIQKLSLSVDYITDAMVGTISRGLLSLTHLDLPDAPIIEPRLTFDLTNSGLQQINQHGKLRHLSLVRSQEFLVTYFKRVNDLGILLMADSCANMESIYLGGFCRVTDTGFRTILHSCSSLCKLRVAHGTLLTNLVFHDIRATSLSLTHVSLRWCNLLTNLGVKNLVSNVDLRVLDLRDCKSLGDEALRAIGTLPKLKILQLDGSDITDMGLSYLRWRVIASLTSLSLRGCKRLTDKGISLLFEGSSKYELQELDLSNIPSISDDGIFSLARARLPIVELRLRQCPLIGDTSIMALASMQAREEGWQGSRLRLLDLHNCGGITQLSFRWLKRPYFPRLRWLGLTGSVNRDMVDALARSRPFLHVACHGEELGADPSNRLDDSYMREYEDLDEFEQWLLGGEDSGDDDDDDDVDDEDVPMEVAEFDAEMEE is encoded by the exons ATGGAGGAGGCGGGGGAGGAGGAGGCGAGCATGGTGGGTCTGGACCAGCTTCCGTCGGTTCTACTGGCGACGATAATGGTGAAGCTGGACGTGTCGTCGATCTGCTCCGTCGGGTCCACATGCAAGACCTTCCGCCACTGCGCTTCTCACGTCCTCTCCTTCATCCCCGCTATCCATCTCCTG GAGATCGCGCCTTCTATCGAATTGCTGCGGCCTCTGTTGCCGCCGAATCCTCTGATGAGGAGCTTGAAGATGGACtgcgat actcgactcaacgATTCTGCCATAAGGTTATTGGTTAGGCCGTCTTTGCACGAGCTTCATCTCCACAACTGTGCGGATTTCAGCGGCAAGCTGCTTTCCGAGATAGGATCGCAATGCGGGGACCTAAA GTCTCTTTACTTGGGTTCTGTTGCCGAGAATAGAGGGCGAGCTCTTCATGTTTCCGATCTCGAGGAGTTGTTGAGTGGTTGCACACAGTTAGAA GCCCTGTTCCTCATGTTTGATGTGTCGATATTTATACGTCATAATTTTGCTCGAGCCTGGGCATTAGCTTCAACAAAACTCACTTCTCTCGAAATCGGCTATATCTCGTCAGTGATGATCACTGAGCTTCTGCACCCTAATCTGGAACAGCCACATATTCAACCATCGGTGCTTCCTAGAATTCAAAAGTTAAGCCTTTCAGTGGACTATATCACTGATGCTATGGTCGGAACTATTTCTAGGGGTCTTCTGTCCCTTACCCATCTGGATCTTCCAGATGCACCGATTATTGAACCGAGACTTACATTTGACCTCACTAACTCTGGTCTTCAACAGATTAATCAGCATGGGAAACTGAGGCATCTTTCACTTGTCAGGAGCCAGGAGTTTCTTGTTACTTATTTTAAACGAGTTAACGATCTCGGGATCCTACTGATGGCCGATAGCTGTGCAAACATGGAAAGTATATATCTTGGTGGCTTTTGTCGTGTCACTGATACAGGTTTCAGAACAATCTTGCATTCGTGCTCGAGCTTATGCAAGCTGAGGGTTGCTCATGGCACTTTATTAACAAATCTGGTGTTTCATGACATCCGTGCAACTTCACTCTCCTTGACCCATGTTAGCTTGAGATGGTGCAATCTTCTGACGAATCTTGGCGTTAAAAATTTGGTGTCAAATGTGGATTTGAGAGTTCTCGATCTCAGGGATTGTAAAAGTCTTGGAGATGAAGCTCTCCGAGccattggaactcttccaaagttgaaaattttgcagTTGGATGGTTCTGATATTACCGATATGGGGTTGTCGTACTTGAGATGGAGAGTGATCGCTTCGCTCACGTCGCTGTCTCTGAGAGGCTGCAAGAGACTTACAGACAAAGGCATATCACTTTTGTTCGAGGGCTCCTCTAAGTATGAGCTGCAAGAATTGGACCTATCCAACATCCCTAGCATTTCTGATGACGGAATCTTTTCATTGGCAAGAGCTCGTCTTCCAATTGTTGAACTCCGCTTGAGACAATGCCCCCTCATTGGTGACACTTCGATAATGGCATTAGCCTCTATGCAGGCTCGTGAAGAAGGGTGGCAAGGGAGTAGGCTGAGGTTGTTGGATCTGCACAATTGTGGTGGCATTACCCAACTGTCATTTAGGTGGTTGAAGCGACCTTATTTCCCGAGGTTGAGATGGTTGGGACTGACGGGAAGTGTCAACAGGGATATGGTAGATGCTTTGGCCCGGAGTAGGCCTTTCTTGCATGTGGCATGTCATGGGGAGGAGCTGGGGGCAGACCCATCTAATCGCTTGGATGATTCATACATGCGTGAGTATGAGGACTTAGACGAGTTTGAACAGTGGCTGCTAGGAGGAGAGGACAGCGGGGATGACGATGATGACGACGATGTTGATGACGAAGATGTCCCAATGGAGGTGGCGGAATTTGATGCAGAGATGGAAGAGTGA
- the LOC115731439 gene encoding F-box protein SKIP23-like, which produces MAEWSQMPEDLLEFIARRLDTQFDVLRFRSVCSSWRSSVAPSPSPSRRGQFPILPSDGISDAAREFRLSRRTIFLLGVPRSRDETFACGWLVKVKEDVPRSTNLLNPLSRCPFTSLPEDFPRVLDLMNLRVLELGHEYVLQDMGYRPFGNDGHLYMKKVVFLCLDSGNDFALLTIHVSGQLAMFKCGEERWSIIQDMRSPYVDVILFKGEFYAVDGTGRTVVVGLDLGVTLIAQSNWGGYKKFLVESVGELLLVNMYLRFRRERTVRFKVYKLDREKKEWNEVKDLGDRVLFLGDDCTFSASAADLRTCKGNRIFIADNREVERALRSPGIGVYDMKSGIIGPLEDDEGCSRLFWPPPDWIASRTSEVSTCLLKIFLLSIHNHPIFSSLLDLSVGQS; this is translated from the coding sequence ATGGCTGAGTGGAGCCAGATGCCCGAGGACCTCCTCGAATTCATCGCGCGACGCCTCGACACGCAGTTCGACGTCCTCCGATTCCGATCCGTCTGCTCCTCGTGGCGTTCCTCGGTCGCGCCGAGCCCTAGCCCCTCCCGGCGCGGTCAATTCCCGATCCTCCCGAGCGACGGGATCTCCGACGCGGCCCGGGAATTCCGCCTCTCCAGGCGTACCATCTTCCTCCTCGGAGTGCCCCGATCCCGCGACGAAACCTTTGCCTGCGGGTGGCTGGTCAAAGTCAAGGAGGACGTCCCCCGGAGCACGAATCTACTGAACCCCCTCTCCAGGTGCCCATTCACTTCTCTCCCTGAGGACTTTCCGAGAGTTTTGGATTTGATGAATCTGCGCGTGCTGGAGTTAGGGCACGAGTATGTGTTGCAGGACATGGGTTATCGTCCTTTTGGTAATGATGGTCATCTGTACATGAAGAAGGTTGTTTTTTTGTGTTTAGACAGCGGAAATGATTTTGCGCTGCTCACGATTCACGTGTCTGGGCAATTGGCCATGTTTAAATGTGGGGAAGAACGGTGGTCCATCATTCAGGACATGCGGTCGCCGTATGTCGACGTGATATTGTTTAAGGGGGAGTTTTATGCCGTCGATGGCACTGGGAGGACTGTGGTTGTCGGGTTGGATTTGGGTGTGACCTTGATTGCGCAATCAAACTGGGGGGGTTACAAGAAGTTCTTGGTGGAATCTGTCGGCGAACTGCTGTTGGTCAATATGTATTTGAGATTTAGGAGGGAGAGGACAGTCCGGTTTAAGGTTTACAAGTTGgacagagaaaagaaggaatggaACGAGGTGAAAGATTTAGGGGATAGGGTGTTGTTTCTGGGAGATGATTGTACATTTTCTGCTTCAGCTGCAGATTTAAGGACTTGTAAAGGGAATCGCATATTTATTGCGGATAACCGGGAAGTGGAAAGAGCTTTGAGGAGCCCTGGGATTGGTGTCTATGATATGAAGAGTGGCATCATTGGACCtttagaagatgatgaaggttGTTCGAGGTTGTTCTGGCCACCTCCGGATTGGATTGCTTCAAGGACCTCTGAAGTGAGCACTTGTTTGCTGAAAatctttcttttatctattcATAATCATCCAATCTTTTCATCATTGTTAGACTTATCAGTTGGTCAGTCCTAG
- the LOC115732712 gene encoding F-box protein SKIP23-like encodes MAEWSQMPEDLLEFIARRLDTQFDVLRFRSVCSSWRSSVAPSPSPSRRGQFPILPSDGISDAAREFRLSRRTIFLLGVPRSRDETFACGWLVKVKEDVPRSTNLLNPLSRCPFTSLPEDFPRVLDLMNLRVLELGHEYVLQDMGYRPFGNDGHLHMKKVVFLCLDSGNDFALLTIHVSGQLAMFKSGEKRWSIIQDMPSPYDDVILFKGEFYAVDGTGRTVVVGLDLGVTLIAQSNWGGGKKFLVESVGELLLVNMYLRFRRERTVRFKVYKLDREKKEWNEVKDLGDRVLFLGDDCTFSASAADLRTCKGNRIFIADNREVERALRSPGIGVYDMKSGIIGPLEDDEGCSRLFWPPPDWIASRTSEVQNQLETLVV; translated from the exons ATGGCTGAGTGGAGCCAGATGCCCGAGGACCTCCTCGAATTCATCGCGCGACGCCTCGACACGCAGTTCGACGTCCTCCGATTCCGATCCGTCTGCTCCTCGTGGCGTTCCTCGGTCGCGCCGAGCCCTAGCCCCTCCCGGCGCGGTCAATTCCCGATCCTCCCGAGCGACGGGATCTCCGACGCGGCCCGGGAATTCCGCCTCTCCAGGCGTACCATCTTCCTCCTCGGAGTGCCCCGATCCCGCGACGAAACCTTTGCCTGCGGGTGGCTGGTCAAAGTCAAGGAGGACGTCCCCCGGAGCACGAATCTACTGAACCCCCTCTCCAGGTGCCCATTCACTTCTCTCCCTGAGGACTTTCCGAGAGTTTTGGATTTGATGAATCTGCGCGTGCTGGAGTTAGGGCACGAGTATGTGTTGCAGGACATGGGTTATCGTCCTTTTGGTAATGATGGTCATCTGCACATGAAGAAGGTTGTTTTTTTGTGTTTAGACAGCGGAAATGATTTTGCGCTGCTCACGATTCACGTGTCTGGGCAATTGGCCATGTTTAAATCTGGGGAAAAACGGTGGTCCATCATTCAGGACATGCCGTCGCCGTATGACGACGTGATATTGTTTAAGGGGGAGTTTTATGCTGTCGATGGCACTGGGAGGACTGTGGTTGTCGGGTTGGATTTGGGTGTGACCTTGATTGCCCAATCAAACTGGGGGGGTGGCAAGAAGTTCTTGGTGGAATCTGTCGGCGAACTGCTGTTGGTCAATATGTATTTGAGATTTAGGAGGGAGAGGACAGTCCGGTTTAAGGTTTACAAGTTGgacagagaaaagaaggaatggaACGAGGTGAAAGATTTAGGGGATAGGGTGTTGTTTCTGGGAGATGATTGTACATTTTCTGCTTCAGCTGCAGATTTAAGGACTTGTAAAGGGAATCGCATATTTATTGCGGATAACCGGGAAGTGGAAAGAGCTTTGAGGAGCCCTGGGATTGGTGTCTATGATATGAAGAGTGGCATCATTGGACCtttagaagatgatgaaggttGTTCGAGGTTGTTCTGGCCACCTCCGGATTGGATTGCTTCAAGGACCTCTGAA gttcaaaatcaattggaaacaCTTGTAGTGTAA